A genomic region of Streptosporangium lutulentum contains the following coding sequences:
- a CDS encoding RNase H family protein yields MINSPLRIDEFRAALELLPSDLARRAETLKLYATGRSNCPACGNVRDSVRLAFTAALFGDISAAERLLTTAERSAWLTSHATKCGRRGLRSVRNVPGNHGRVTGRWDAAGPLTAATDASWKNGVGGIGYITSQGSWGLRGWVTDHRDPTGTSKVLVSELRAVDLLLRAAGNPEVLLVDSLSALSFLRAWQRGDTELMPDGYDLRPRRRGAPSLVRLAEHVAEADGLVFQHVKGHSGHLLNEAADSLASIARRRVTERFDATGRATDLVSSFLSSWHQRPMAA; encoded by the coding sequence ATGATCAATTCCCCCCTGCGGATCGACGAGTTCCGGGCGGCCCTTGAGCTGCTCCCGTCCGATCTAGCCCGTCGCGCTGAGACGCTCAAGCTCTACGCGACGGGCCGATCCAACTGTCCTGCCTGCGGAAACGTCCGCGACTCCGTCCGTCTCGCCTTCACCGCCGCGCTCTTCGGCGACATCTCCGCGGCCGAGCGACTGCTCACCACCGCGGAAAGGAGTGCCTGGCTGACCTCACACGCGACCAAGTGCGGGCGCCGTGGCCTCAGGTCGGTCAGGAACGTTCCCGGAAACCACGGCAGAGTGACGGGGCGGTGGGATGCCGCCGGACCGTTGACGGCCGCCACCGACGCCAGCTGGAAGAACGGGGTCGGCGGGATCGGCTACATCACGAGCCAAGGTTCCTGGGGTCTGCGTGGCTGGGTCACCGACCACCGCGACCCCACTGGCACGTCCAAAGTTCTGGTCAGTGAGCTGCGCGCGGTCGATCTCCTGCTCCGAGCCGCGGGCAACCCCGAGGTCCTGCTGGTGGACAGCCTGAGCGCGTTGAGCTTCCTGCGGGCCTGGCAGCGAGGCGACACCGAGCTCATGCCCGACGGCTACGACCTGCGGCCCCGCCGACGCGGCGCACCTAGCCTGGTCCGTCTCGCCGAGCACGTGGCTGAGGCCGACGGGCTCGTGTTCCAGCATGTCAAGGGACACTCCGGGCACCTGCTCAACGAAGCGGCCGACTCCCTGGCCTCCATCGCCCGCCGACGCGTCACCGAGCGGTTCGACGCGACAGGCCGGGCCACCGACCTCGTCTCCTCCTTCCTATCCTCCTGGCACCAGCGGCCCATGGCCGCCTGA
- a CDS encoding N-6 DNA methylase translates to MRRDVQVTAADTARLAGVGRAAVSNWRRRHDDFPQPVGGTATSPAFSLEEIQRWLRSHTEGKEFPADEWLWQDLRVIADDDELAGLLADLGAFLVYMHRQAGDWAKLAAGDDATVARGLPRRVRKVIETFPESLTADRVPLIRSIAGLSAERGAQDTFEFLRERYFEVHSRRVYLTPPEIVALSLDLAGPNADTVFDPSCGTGDYLIGALERRPEVKTMGQEVDQTTARLTAVRLALRSGNADIRTGDSLRADAFSGELVDVVVSNPPFNDRAWGYEELTADPRWEYGLPPRMESELAWVQHALAHLKTDGVAVLLMPPAVGNRKSGRRIRGQLLRRGALRAVVALPAGSVPNVAVALTLWILRRPAEARTPSHVLMIDTSGRPDDYAEVATAAWREFNDGCELDEPGVSRSVPLIDLLDDEVDLTPARYLSTASEDLSPERVTGARNRLVDLLRVLAELVPATATEPQDLPLVPLSELLRRGMLTLHQQASVRSGEESEVPAGSLVLTAEDVVVGRPASGKIPERGVPYEIVTRSGDVAVPQIVRAPLARVLTQGGAVLGTHLSLLRPDPAMLDPDFLAGFLCSSSNLRQYSATSTSIRVDVRRAEVPLLPIEEQRAYGEAFRRLNVFESSLRQAATLGEDLIRLTADGLTHGSVRPSILAEAVLREQDTDEALESESDV, encoded by the coding sequence ATGCGGCGAGACGTCCAGGTGACCGCTGCGGACACCGCGCGGCTGGCCGGAGTGGGGCGGGCGGCGGTGAGCAACTGGCGGCGCCGTCACGACGACTTTCCCCAGCCGGTCGGCGGTACGGCGACCAGCCCCGCCTTCTCGCTGGAGGAGATCCAGCGGTGGCTGCGATCTCATACCGAGGGCAAGGAGTTCCCCGCCGACGAATGGCTCTGGCAGGATCTCCGGGTCATCGCCGACGACGACGAACTCGCCGGCCTGCTCGCCGATCTCGGAGCGTTCCTCGTCTACATGCATCGCCAGGCCGGCGACTGGGCCAAACTCGCGGCCGGTGACGACGCCACCGTCGCGAGGGGCCTTCCCCGGAGAGTGCGAAAGGTCATCGAGACCTTTCCAGAATCTCTGACCGCCGACAGGGTGCCCCTGATTCGCTCCATTGCCGGGCTCTCCGCGGAGCGTGGCGCCCAGGACACCTTCGAGTTCCTGCGCGAGCGATACTTCGAGGTGCACTCCCGGCGGGTCTACCTGACCCCTCCCGAGATCGTCGCATTGAGCCTGGACCTTGCCGGGCCGAATGCCGACACCGTTTTCGATCCCTCCTGCGGAACCGGCGACTACCTCATCGGCGCGCTGGAGCGACGGCCCGAGGTCAAGACCATGGGCCAGGAGGTCGACCAGACCACCGCCCGGCTCACCGCCGTACGACTCGCGCTGCGCAGCGGCAACGCCGACATCCGCACCGGCGACTCCCTGCGGGCCGACGCCTTTTCCGGCGAACTGGTCGACGTAGTGGTGAGCAACCCGCCGTTCAACGACCGTGCCTGGGGTTATGAGGAGCTGACCGCCGACCCCCGATGGGAGTACGGTCTGCCGCCTCGGATGGAGTCGGAGCTGGCCTGGGTCCAGCACGCGCTCGCCCATCTCAAGACGGATGGCGTCGCTGTCCTGCTGATGCCACCGGCGGTCGGCAATCGCAAGTCCGGCCGCCGGATCCGAGGCCAGCTCCTGCGCCGCGGAGCCCTGCGCGCCGTCGTCGCACTTCCCGCGGGCAGCGTCCCCAACGTCGCGGTCGCTCTGACGCTGTGGATCCTGCGCAGACCCGCCGAGGCCCGGACCCCGAGTCACGTCCTGATGATCGACACCTCGGGCCGGCCGGACGACTACGCAGAGGTGGCCACCGCGGCCTGGCGGGAGTTCAACGACGGGTGCGAGCTGGACGAGCCGGGGGTGAGCCGCTCGGTCCCGCTCATCGACCTCCTGGACGACGAGGTCGACCTGACGCCCGCCAGATACCTGTCCACGGCTTCAGAGGACCTCTCTCCCGAGCGGGTCACCGGGGCACGGAACCGGCTGGTGGACCTGCTCCGCGTCCTGGCCGAGCTGGTTCCCGCCACCGCCACCGAACCCCAGGACCTTCCCCTGGTGCCGCTCTCGGAGCTCCTGCGGCGCGGCATGCTCACCCTCCACCAGCAGGCCTCTGTCCGGTCGGGCGAGGAGTCGGAGGTGCCGGCGGGCTCCCTAGTCCTCACCGCCGAGGACGTCGTCGTGGGTCGGCCGGCCTCGGGGAAGATCCCCGAGCGCGGGGTGCCGTACGAGATCGTCACCCGGTCAGGAGACGTCGCGGTGCCCCAGATCGTGCGTGCCCCACTGGCCAGAGTCCTCACCCAGGGGGGCGCCGTCCTCGGCACTCATCTCTCCCTTCTGCGGCCCGATCCGGCAATGCTCGACCCCGACTTCCTGGCCGGGTTTCTCTGCAGTTCCAGCAATCTGCGCCAATACAGCGCTACGTCCACCAGTATTCGAGTGGACGTGCGGCGTGCGGAGGTGCCGTTGCTACCGATCGAGGAGCAGCGGGCGTACGGCGAGGCGTTCCGGCGCCTGAACGTATTCGAGTCCTCGCTGCGCCAGGCCGCCACCCTGGGCGAGGATCTGATCCGGCTGACAGCCGACGGCCTGACGCATGGCAGCGTCCGGCCGTCCATTCTGGCGGAGGCCGTACTGAGAGAACAGGACACGGACGAAGCGCTGGAGTCGGAGAGCGACGTGTGA
- a CDS encoding AAA family ATPase, with protein MTTRRLTELRVENFRSLKEIKLPLGPINVLVGPNGAGKTNVLRVFDFLADVVRTDLGPALDNRGGFDHLMFRGGDEQENNITVGLMGTWSATVGGRPDEYTMMLHGGPLERDEIFDVGLPDGRRRRIWVDDENAITTEYGADESLFESEIRRPAKRIGLNTLSSGLSTLPRLSEEFGSREVTALADFLSTFRIFDVDVTRACLPSRVSRNGDETIADNASNLAGFLLMLRDTDEEAWERLQADAVEVLPQLEALDFEYPSGGAHAVVVVLRERGLRDTTPLLDASYGTIRLLGLLAMLYDPNPPALTCVEEIDHGLHPQALELLVERIREASERTQFIIATHSPAFADRLQPEELIVCERGEDGSSMIPAISIAQVEEIVRASEGMPLGELWFSGALGGDL; from the coding sequence GTGACGACACGGCGGTTGACCGAACTCAGAGTGGAGAACTTTCGAAGCCTGAAAGAAATCAAGTTACCGCTCGGCCCCATCAATGTTCTGGTTGGTCCGAACGGTGCTGGCAAGACGAACGTCTTGCGGGTGTTCGACTTCTTGGCTGACGTCGTCCGCACTGACCTGGGGCCGGCACTTGACAATCGCGGAGGATTCGATCACTTGATGTTCCGCGGAGGCGATGAACAGGAGAACAATATTACGGTTGGCCTTATGGGCACGTGGTCGGCGACCGTCGGGGGGCGACCTGATGAATACACAATGATGCTCCATGGTGGACCGCTAGAACGGGATGAGATCTTTGACGTGGGACTGCCCGATGGTAGGAGGCGCAGGATCTGGGTCGACGATGAGAATGCGATTACAACCGAATACGGTGCCGATGAGTCGCTGTTTGAATCCGAGATTCGACGGCCGGCAAAAAGAATTGGCCTCAACACTCTGAGTAGTGGTCTGTCGACATTGCCTCGGCTGTCCGAGGAGTTCGGATCGCGCGAAGTCACTGCTTTGGCTGACTTTCTCAGCACGTTTCGTATTTTCGATGTAGACGTCACCCGGGCGTGTCTGCCATCACGTGTTTCACGAAACGGCGACGAGACCATCGCGGACAACGCGTCTAACCTTGCTGGGTTCTTGCTGATGCTGCGCGACACAGACGAGGAGGCATGGGAGCGTCTTCAGGCTGATGCTGTGGAAGTTCTTCCCCAGCTCGAAGCACTTGACTTCGAGTATCCGTCAGGAGGCGCACACGCCGTCGTTGTCGTACTGCGAGAGCGGGGGTTGAGAGACACGACTCCGCTGCTCGACGCTTCATACGGCACCATCCGGCTGCTCGGGCTTCTGGCTATGCTCTATGACCCCAACCCTCCCGCGCTCACGTGCGTAGAAGAGATTGATCATGGCCTTCACCCGCAGGCTCTGGAGCTTCTGGTCGAGCGAATTCGGGAGGCAAGCGAAAGGACGCAGTTCATTATCGCCACGCACTCGCCGGCCTTCGCTGACCGTCTCCAGCCTGAAGAGCTTATTGTCTGTGAGCGCGGGGAAGACGGTTCGTCCATGATTCCGGCGATCTCGATTGCTCAGGTTGAGGAAATAGTGCGGGCTAGCGAAGGGATGCCCCTGGGGGAGCTGTGGTTCTCCGGTGCGCTGGGAGGCGATCTGTGA
- a CDS encoding DUF5615 family PIN-like protein, giving the protein MSGRLLLDEMFPPLLAETLRERGHDVVAIVERPEGRGLPDPQVLDLAVAEQRCLLTENIRDFEILRAQRLHGGHPCAGLLYSGPHRFPRTKTAIGRLITALDGLLSEERLPVSGQVDWLT; this is encoded by the coding sequence GTGAGCGGCAGGCTTCTACTGGACGAGATGTTCCCGCCCCTCCTCGCCGAGACTCTTCGCGAACGGGGACACGACGTCGTCGCCATCGTCGAACGCCCCGAGGGCCGAGGACTTCCCGATCCTCAAGTACTGGATCTGGCGGTGGCGGAACAGCGCTGTCTGCTCACCGAGAACATTCGAGACTTCGAGATCCTCCGGGCACAGCGACTCCACGGAGGCCACCCGTGCGCGGGTCTCCTCTACAGCGGTCCACACCGCTTTCCAAGGACCAAGACCGCGATCGGCCGGTTGATCACTGCCTTGGACGGGCTTCTCTCCGAAGAACGACTGCCCGTCTCCGGCCAGGTGGACTGGCTGACATAA
- a CDS encoding M1 family metallopeptidase: MVPSTSHLPYFPSHGNAGYRVEHYDLSLDYRVSSNRLGGTARLSAVAIETLSRLSLDLGTFRVGGVLVNGKPVRFTHRGGKLHLAPGRLTPGPFTVEVRYAGAPRPTPSFWGELGWEQLSDGVIVASQPIGASSWFPCNDRPDDKSSYRIAVTTASPYTVVANGDLTGRSRGAAGTTWVYEQAEPMASYLASVQIGRYQQAELGPRMRLAFPPKLAAKARYDFGRQNRMMEVFSERFGAYPFGSYTVVVTDDELEIPVEAQGMSIFGANHVDGARGEERLVAHELAHQWFGNSLTLGSWRDIWLHEGFACYAEWIWSEASGGESADVLATRCHQRLSGLPQDFMLGDPGARRLFDDRVYKRGALTLHALRRVVGDLAFFAMLREWTSANRHGTVTTGMFLDLALQYATRSYDGLLAAWLYGSRLPPLP; this comes from the coding sequence GTGGTTCCGAGCACCTCCCACCTCCCCTACTTCCCGTCTCACGGAAACGCCGGCTACCGGGTGGAGCACTACGACCTGTCCCTGGACTACCGGGTCAGCTCCAACCGGCTCGGCGGGACCGCCCGCCTGTCGGCGGTGGCGATCGAGACGCTCAGCCGCCTCTCCCTGGACCTGGGCACCTTCCGCGTGGGAGGGGTTCTGGTCAACGGCAAGCCGGTGCGGTTCACCCATCGCGGCGGCAAGCTCCACCTGGCCCCCGGGCGGCTGACCCCGGGGCCGTTCACCGTCGAGGTCCGATACGCCGGTGCCCCCCGCCCGACCCCCAGCTTCTGGGGAGAGCTCGGCTGGGAGCAGCTCAGCGACGGTGTGATCGTGGCCAGCCAGCCGATCGGGGCCTCCTCGTGGTTCCCGTGCAACGACCGCCCCGACGACAAGTCCTCCTACCGGATCGCGGTGACGACCGCCTCGCCGTACACGGTGGTCGCCAACGGCGATCTGACCGGCAGGAGCAGGGGCGCGGCGGGGACCACGTGGGTGTACGAACAGGCGGAGCCGATGGCCTCCTACCTGGCGAGCGTGCAGATCGGCCGCTACCAGCAGGCCGAGCTCGGTCCCCGGATGCGGCTGGCCTTCCCCCCCAAGCTCGCCGCCAAGGCGCGATACGACTTCGGCCGGCAGAACCGGATGATGGAGGTCTTCAGCGAGCGGTTCGGGGCCTACCCGTTCGGTTCCTACACCGTGGTGGTGACGGACGACGAGCTGGAGATCCCGGTCGAGGCGCAGGGCATGTCGATCTTCGGCGCGAACCACGTGGACGGGGCTCGGGGCGAGGAGCGGCTGGTCGCCCACGAGCTGGCGCACCAGTGGTTCGGCAACAGCCTGACCCTCGGCAGCTGGCGTGACATCTGGCTGCACGAGGGATTCGCCTGCTACGCGGAGTGGATCTGGTCGGAGGCCTCCGGCGGGGAGTCCGCCGACGTCCTCGCCACCCGCTGCCACCAGCGGCTGTCGGGGCTTCCCCAGGACTTCATGCTCGGCGACCCCGGCGCCCGGAGGTTGTTCGACGACCGCGTCTACAAGCGCGGCGCGCTCACGCTGCACGCGCTGCGGCGGGTCGTCGGCGACCTGGCGTTCTTCGCGATGCTGCGCGAGTGGACGTCCGCGAACCGGCACGGGACCGTCACCACGGGCATGTTCCTCGATCTCGCCCTGCAGTACGCGACGCGCTCCTACGACGGGCTCCTCGCCGCATGGCTGTACGGCTCCCGCCTGCCGCCTCTCCCCTGA
- a CDS encoding Pls/PosA family non-ribosomal peptide synthetase produces the protein MHPITTENEHVPIPAVFPGRSASPARTLLDILDQTTRRHPHAPALDDGRIRLDYTGLRAEVDRLAAELREAEVGRGDRVGVRVPSGTVGLYVAILAVLTVGAAYVPVDADDPDERAELVFTEAGVRVVVVDGEKIIPFGFPPHADDVRPDPAYLTDPGDVRLDLTHLTRTGDARTDSATLSLTGGAGPGLDDDAWIIFTSGSTGKPKGVAVTHRNAAAFVDAEARLFLTDDPIGPGDRVLAGLSVAFDASCEEMWLAWRYGACLVAAPRTLVRTGMDLGPWLIEMGITVVSTVPTLAALWPVETLDDVRLLIFGGEACPPELAERLAVPGREVWNTYGPTEATVVACAAPLTGEGPVRIGLPLAGWDLAVVGKDGEPVSMGETGELVIGGVGLARYLDPLKDAEKYAPLESLGWERAYRSGDLVRAEAEGLLFVGRADEQVKLGGRRIELGEVDAALQALPGVSGAAAAVRTTGGGHQLLVGYVVPGEDFDQSEARDRLRHTLPAALVPRLALVDELPTRTSGKIDRDALPWPLIKKSDLSDAVPDVDPWVAECWLDILGGTEGDFFAEGGTSLAAARLVSALRTRYPAVTVGDVYDHPTLPDLAGHLSALDAPEIVTTDRVVTPMPRTAAFVQAALTVPLLSVGALRWVIGLATLNNLIGLPWAPTVPWWSVLLGAILFVSPAGRIALAVAGARLLLDGLKPGTYPRGGATHLKLWFAEQFAERLGVGELSTAPWLTHYARALGAQVGADADLHSAPPITGMLKLGKYAAVEPEVDLNGYWIDGDQVHVGEIKIGASATVGARTILFPGARVGKNAQIAPGSAVAGAVPSGERWAGAPASRMGKARQPSEVRPPRSRRWVAVYGVSALVLSLMPVIAALPGIALLLRGGATSLTGVLYGVPLATVTSMAAYALLTVASVRLLSVGLHAGHHPVHSRQAWQAWATGLLMSMARVWLFPLYASMITPAWLRALGMKVGRDVELSTVLALPSMTSVGDGAFLADDTMVAPYELEGGRLRVDHVRIGKRAFLGNSGMTAPGRKVPKDGLVAVLSAAPKKAKAGSSYLGMPPVELRRASKDGDRSRTYDPPLRLKIARAAVEVCRIVPVMCTVAVAVLAVAALEWLAGSYGFAVTALLSGVVVLGAGVLAAAVTTVAKWALLGRIAVGDRPLWSSFVWRNELADNFVEVLGAPWFAQRWLGTAPLNLWLRSLGARVGRGVWCETYWLPEVDLITLGDGASVNRGCVLQTHLFHDRVMSIDTVVLRDGATLGPHGVILPAAMIGDNTTVGPASLVMRGESVPPGTRWFGNPIAAWKKRT, from the coding sequence TTGCACCCGATTACGACTGAGAACGAGCATGTCCCGATACCGGCGGTCTTCCCCGGGAGGAGCGCCTCCCCGGCGAGAACGCTGCTCGACATCCTTGATCAGACCACCCGGAGGCACCCCCACGCCCCCGCGCTCGACGACGGGCGGATCCGTCTCGACTACACCGGCCTGCGGGCCGAGGTCGACCGGCTGGCCGCCGAGTTGCGGGAGGCCGAGGTCGGACGGGGTGACCGTGTCGGGGTGCGGGTGCCGTCGGGCACCGTCGGCCTCTACGTCGCGATCCTGGCCGTGCTCACCGTGGGCGCCGCCTACGTGCCGGTGGACGCCGACGACCCCGACGAGAGGGCCGAGCTGGTCTTCACCGAGGCCGGGGTGCGCGTGGTCGTCGTCGACGGCGAAAAGATCATCCCCTTCGGTTTCCCGCCCCACGCCGACGACGTCCGGCCGGACCCCGCGTACCTGACAGACCCCGGCGACGTCCGGCTGGACCTCACCCACCTGACACGGACCGGCGACGCTCGAACCGACTCCGCGACCCTCTCCCTCACCGGCGGCGCGGGCCCCGGGCTCGACGACGACGCGTGGATCATCTTCACCTCCGGGTCCACCGGCAAGCCCAAGGGCGTCGCGGTGACCCACCGCAACGCGGCGGCGTTCGTGGACGCCGAGGCCCGGCTGTTCCTGACCGACGATCCGATCGGCCCCGGCGACCGGGTGCTGGCCGGGCTCTCGGTGGCCTTCGACGCCTCCTGCGAGGAGATGTGGCTGGCCTGGCGGTACGGCGCCTGCCTGGTCGCCGCCCCCCGGACGCTGGTGCGCACGGGCATGGACCTGGGGCCGTGGCTGATCGAGATGGGCATCACGGTCGTGTCCACGGTGCCTACGCTGGCGGCGCTCTGGCCGGTCGAGACGCTCGACGACGTCCGGCTGCTGATCTTCGGTGGCGAGGCGTGCCCGCCCGAGCTGGCCGAGCGGCTGGCCGTACCGGGGCGGGAGGTGTGGAACACCTACGGCCCGACCGAGGCCACGGTGGTCGCGTGCGCGGCGCCGCTGACCGGCGAGGGGCCGGTACGGATCGGCCTGCCGCTGGCCGGCTGGGATCTGGCCGTCGTCGGCAAGGACGGCGAGCCGGTGTCCATGGGCGAGACCGGCGAGCTGGTCATCGGCGGGGTCGGGCTCGCCCGGTATCTCGACCCGCTCAAGGACGCGGAGAAGTACGCCCCGCTCGAATCCCTCGGCTGGGAGCGGGCCTACCGCAGCGGCGACCTGGTCAGGGCCGAGGCCGAGGGGCTGCTCTTCGTCGGGCGGGCCGACGAGCAGGTCAAGCTGGGCGGGCGCCGGATCGAGCTGGGCGAGGTGGACGCGGCCCTGCAGGCGCTGCCCGGGGTCTCCGGGGCGGCGGCCGCGGTCCGCACCACCGGCGGCGGGCACCAGTTGCTGGTCGGCTACGTCGTACCGGGCGAGGACTTCGACCAGTCGGAGGCCAGAGACCGGCTCCGCCACACCCTGCCCGCCGCGCTGGTCCCCCGGCTCGCCCTGGTGGACGAGCTGCCGACCCGCACCTCCGGCAAGATCGACAGGGACGCCCTGCCGTGGCCACTGATCAAGAAGTCCGATCTGTCCGACGCCGTGCCCGATGTCGACCCCTGGGTCGCGGAGTGCTGGCTGGACATCCTGGGCGGCACCGAGGGCGACTTCTTCGCCGAGGGCGGCACCAGCCTCGCGGCGGCCCGGCTGGTCTCCGCGCTGCGAACCCGTTACCCGGCGGTCACCGTCGGTGACGTCTACGACCACCCGACGCTTCCCGATCTCGCCGGGCACCTGTCCGCGCTCGACGCCCCGGAGATCGTGACCACCGACCGGGTCGTCACGCCGATGCCGCGCACCGCCGCGTTCGTCCAGGCGGCGCTCACCGTGCCGCTGCTGAGCGTCGGCGCGCTGCGCTGGGTGATCGGCCTGGCCACGCTCAACAATCTGATCGGTTTACCCTGGGCGCCGACCGTCCCGTGGTGGTCGGTGCTCCTGGGCGCGATCCTGTTCGTCTCCCCCGCCGGGCGGATCGCCCTGGCGGTGGCCGGCGCCAGACTCCTGTTGGACGGGCTCAAACCGGGCACCTACCCGCGAGGCGGGGCCACCCATCTGAAGCTGTGGTTCGCCGAGCAGTTCGCCGAACGGCTCGGCGTGGGAGAGCTGTCCACCGCCCCCTGGCTCACCCACTACGCCCGAGCGCTCGGCGCCCAGGTCGGCGCCGACGCCGACCTCCACTCGGCTCCGCCGATCACCGGAATGCTCAAGCTGGGCAAATACGCGGCGGTCGAGCCCGAGGTCGACCTGAACGGCTACTGGATCGACGGCGACCAGGTGCACGTCGGTGAGATCAAGATCGGCGCCTCCGCCACGGTCGGGGCCCGCACGATCCTGTTCCCGGGCGCGAGGGTCGGCAAGAACGCCCAGATCGCACCCGGTTCGGCGGTCGCGGGCGCGGTGCCGTCCGGGGAACGCTGGGCGGGCGCGCCCGCCAGCAGGATGGGCAAGGCCCGCCAGCCCTCCGAGGTCCGGCCGCCACGCTCGCGGCGCTGGGTGGCGGTCTACGGGGTCTCGGCGTTGGTGCTCAGCCTCATGCCGGTGATCGCGGCGCTGCCCGGCATCGCCCTGCTCCTGCGCGGCGGCGCGACGTCCCTCACCGGTGTCCTGTACGGCGTGCCGCTCGCCACCGTCACCTCGATGGCCGCCTACGCCCTGCTGACCGTGGCGTCGGTGCGGCTGCTGTCGGTCGGCCTGCACGCCGGCCACCACCCGGTGCACAGCCGCCAGGCCTGGCAGGCGTGGGCCACCGGCCTGCTGATGTCGATGGCTCGGGTCTGGCTGTTCCCGCTGTACGCGAGCATGATCACCCCTGCCTGGCTGCGCGCCCTGGGCATGAAGGTCGGCCGGGACGTGGAGCTGTCCACGGTGCTGGCGCTGCCGTCGATGACCTCCGTGGGCGACGGCGCGTTCCTCGCCGACGACACGATGGTCGCGCCGTACGAGCTTGAGGGCGGGCGGCTGCGGGTCGACCACGTGCGGATCGGCAAGCGCGCGTTCCTCGGCAACTCCGGGATGACCGCGCCGGGCCGCAAGGTGCCCAAGGACGGCCTGGTCGCGGTGCTGTCGGCCGCGCCGAAGAAGGCCAAGGCCGGATCGTCCTACCTCGGAATGCCGCCGGTGGAGCTGCGCCGGGCCTCGAAGGACGGCGACCGCAGCCGCACCTACGATCCGCCGCTGCGACTGAAGATCGCCCGTGCCGCCGTCGAGGTGTGCCGGATCGTCCCGGTGATGTGCACGGTCGCGGTCGCGGTGCTCGCGGTCGCGGCCCTGGAGTGGCTGGCCGGCTCGTACGGCTTCGCGGTCACGGCGCTGCTGAGCGGGGTGGTGGTGCTCGGCGCCGGGGTGCTCGCCGCGGCGGTCACCACCGTGGCCAAGTGGGCGCTGCTCGGCCGGATCGCGGTCGGCGACCGGCCGCTGTGGAGCTCGTTCGTGTGGCGCAACGAGCTGGCGGACAACTTCGTGGAGGTGCTGGGCGCGCCCTGGTTCGCCCAGCGCTGGCTGGGCACGGCGCCGCTGAACCTGTGGCTGCGCTCACTCGGCGCGCGGGTGGGTCGCGGCGTGTGGTGCGAGACCTACTGGCTGCCGGAGGTCGACCTGATCACTCTGGGCGACGGGGCGTCCGTGAACCGGGGTTGCGTGTTGCAGACACACCTGTTTCATGATCGCGTCATGAGCATCGATACTGTCGTCCTGCGGGACGGGGCGACGCTCGGCCCGCACGGGGTGATCCTTCCCGCCGCGATGATCGGGGACAACACCACTGTCGGACCGGCGTCCCTGGTGATGCGCGGTGAATCCGTTCCTCCGGGGACGCGCTGGTTCGGCAACCCGATCGCGGCCTGGAAAAAGCGCACTTAG
- a CDS encoding methyltransferase family protein → MRKTPAAVGTTVFFVLAPGVVAGLLPWWITRWETGDPLASVPSWATVSSRLVGGTLVVAGVVALVRAFVRFVVEGLGTPAPIAPTEHLVIGGMYRYVRNPMYVAVLAAITGQALLLSRPVLLLYGAVMMVPVVAFVHWYEEPTLSRRFGAEYERYRAAVPGWWPRLRAYEP, encoded by the coding sequence ATGCGAAAGACTCCTGCGGCCGTCGGAACCACGGTTTTTTTCGTGCTGGCGCCGGGCGTAGTGGCGGGGCTGCTGCCCTGGTGGATCACTCGCTGGGAGACGGGTGATCCACTCGCCTCCGTGCCGTCCTGGGCCACGGTGTCGTCGCGTCTCGTCGGCGGGACACTCGTCGTCGCCGGCGTCGTGGCACTGGTCCGGGCGTTCGTCCGGTTCGTGGTCGAAGGGCTGGGAACCCCTGCCCCGATCGCCCCGACAGAGCACCTGGTTATTGGCGGAATGTATAGATACGTCAGGAATCCGATGTATGTGGCGGTCCTCGCGGCCATCACCGGGCAGGCCCTGCTCCTCAGCCGGCCCGTCCTGCTGCTGTACGGCGCCGTCATGATGGTGCCGGTCGTCGCGTTCGTCCACTGGTACGAGGAACCGACCCTGAGCCGCAGGTTCGGCGCGGAGTACGAGAGATACCGCGCGGCCGTACCCGGCTGGTGGCCCCGCCTGCGCGCCTACGAACCCTGA
- a CDS encoding signal peptidase I, giving the protein MENVYVGSADVDAAGDRGWLLGHFKPAGDARHSEDVEIKWGVHPRGDERAQWVVGEKRTALLLLISGRFRVELPGRSVLLAERGDYVVWGHGVDHSWYAEEESVVLTVRWPSVPGYAVPDPGHEPRA; this is encoded by the coding sequence CTGGAGAACGTGTACGTGGGTAGTGCGGACGTCGACGCGGCCGGTGATCGTGGCTGGCTCCTCGGGCATTTCAAGCCGGCCGGCGACGCCCGGCACAGCGAGGACGTCGAGATCAAGTGGGGCGTGCATCCGCGTGGCGACGAGCGCGCGCAGTGGGTCGTCGGTGAGAAACGCACGGCGCTGCTCCTGCTGATCAGCGGGCGCTTCCGGGTGGAGCTGCCGGGCCGCAGCGTGCTGCTGGCCGAGCGAGGTGACTATGTCGTGTGGGGTCACGGCGTCGATCACTCCTGGTACGCCGAGGAGGAGTCGGTGGTGCTCACCGTCCGCTGGCCGTCCGTTCCGGGTTACGCGGTTCCCGACCCCGGACACGAACCCCGCGCCTGA